In the Pseudanabaena sp. PCC 7367 genome, one interval contains:
- a CDS encoding Spy/CpxP family protein refolding chaperone — translation MSRSIDPKQSNKSMMLGVCGALAIAAFAAPILSQNMAMAQEFEQPLLAQGFEGPEAGRRGGRLLEELDLSDAQKQEIKEIHDRGRSQSQSLREQLRQEQEELKNLMTGTASESAIRSQFNQVKSLRTQLADIRFDHMMEVRAVMTPAQRQEFAQLMEERREQWRGRRNNGRRRSR, via the coding sequence ATGTCTCGTTCAATTGATCCCAAGCAAAGTAACAAAAGTATGATGTTGGGTGTATGTGGCGCGTTGGCGATCGCTGCCTTTGCTGCCCCCATCCTGTCGCAAAATATGGCAATGGCGCAGGAATTTGAACAGCCACTTTTGGCACAGGGTTTTGAAGGGCCAGAAGCAGGCAGGCGGGGTGGCAGGCTGCTGGAGGAGTTAGATCTTTCTGATGCTCAAAAGCAAGAAATTAAGGAAATTCACGATCGCGGCCGTAGTCAATCTCAATCGCTTAGAGAACAACTGCGCCAGGAACAGGAAGAACTCAAAAACTTGATGACTGGCACTGCTTCTGAAAGTGCGATTCGCTCTCAATTTAATCAGGTGAAATCGCTGCGCACCCAACTGGCGGATATCCGGTTTGATCACATGATGGAAGTCCGCGCGGTGATGACTCCAGCCCAGCGGCAAGAGTTTGCCCAGTTAATGGAAGAACGCCGTGAGCAGTGGCGTGGTCGTCGTAATAACGGTCGTCGTCGATCGCGCTAA